DNA sequence from the Candidatus Zixiibacteriota bacterium genome:
TCGCTCTTTTCGCGAGGGCAATTTCCATCCCACAGTAAGCTGTGGACTACCGGATTCGATACACGGGCAGACGAGGACGTCTGCAGCGCACGGCAATGAGCATTCGTTCAAAAGCGAAAAACCCACAGCAAGCTGTGGGCTACCGGTTAGGTCGGGTTCCGAGCATTGACCATTCGTGCGAGAAACCCGACATCGCTCTTTTCGCGAGGGCAATTTCCATCCCACAGTAAGCTGTGGGCTACCGGATTCGATACACGGGCAGACGAGGACGTCTGCAGCGCACGGCAATGAGCATTCGTTCAAAAGCGAAAAACCCACAGCAAGCTGTGGGCTACCGGTTTGAACCAAACCCACCGGTACCCCACCCAACGGGTGGGATCTTGTGACGATTACTCATGTCCAGAGTTCCTGCCATTCATGCCTTTGAACCAATCCTGAAGACGGCAGAACCGCCGACCGCGTGCCGCCGCGCGCGGTCCAGGGGTTCTGTCCTACGAGAACTCACCGACGGCAGGGATGAAACCTTGCCGATCGATCAGAGAAGTGGTTGGCGTACGTCCTCGCGCGCCAACTGGAGCAACACTCATACACACTCACAAAAAAAACCGGAGAGACGGCGGTCTCTCCGGTCGTATGCAAAAAACCCAACCTCACACACAGCCGGTCGGCTTGGCGAGGCCCGCCACCTTGCAGGCTCCCTTGGCCGGCCCCGACGGGAACAGTTCGTAGACCCGCTTGAGCGGGAACCCCGTCTCTTTGCACAGTTTCCGGATCATCGGAGCGATCCCGAATTTGAGATAGTAATCGCGAAGGTAGTTCACGAGTTTCCAGTGATCCTCGGTCATGTCGGTCACACCCTCGGTGGTAGCGAGCGCCTTGGCGACTTCCTCGTTCCACGCAGTGGGATCCTCCATGAAACCGTCCTCGTCCACGCTGATCTTGATCGTACCATGTTCAAAAGTCGGCATGTTCTTTCCTCACACACTTAATATGTTACCAGATTATCCTTGTATTCATCAGGTTACAGATACATCTCGATGTAACCGCACGGACAATTCTCCGCGCACTTCTTGCACCCGTTGCAGAACTCCAGCTTGAACGCATACTTCTCACCCTTGATAAGCGGCTTGATGACCGCGTTATCCTGGCAGTAGCTCCAGCAATTGCCGCAGTCGAAACAGATGCCGCAACTCATGCAGCGGCGCGACTCCCTGACCGCCTCTTCCTGGGACAACGTGCTCGTGATTTCCGCAGTCAGACTGTTCAGTCGCTCCGCTACCGGCATCTCTGTCGCCTTGACCCGCTCGGCCCCCTCGTACCAGTCAAGCATCATCTTATCTGAGGTGATCTTCGCCATCTCGGAGTCATGCCGGGTCACCGGTTCGCCCGTGATCATCTCATGTATCGCCATGGCGGCAATACGTCCGTGAGCGATGGCATCGACGACTAAGCCCAGGTTTATGTCGTCGCCGCCTGAATAGACGGCGTCATCTTTCGTCCGGTATTGGTCGTCGACTTTGATCCAGTCCTTGCCCTCGATCAGATGCTCCAGGCCCTTGAAATCCGGCTCCTGGCTGATCGCGGCGATCAGGGTCGTGAACTCCAGATCGTAGGTATCCCCCTCGATCGGCACGGGGCGACGGCGCCCCGATGAATCCGGTTCGCCGAGCTGCATCCGCTGGCACTTCATACCTTTGGCGCGACCGTTCTGGGTGTATATTTCAATCGGCGCGGCCAGCAGATCGATCCGCACTCCCTCCTGCTCAGCGCCTTCGATCTCCTCTTTGATCGCCGGCATCTCGGTACGAGTGCGGCGATACAGAAGGATCGCCTCGGCGCCCAAACGGCGCGCCACCCGGGCGGCGTCGATAGCCGTGTCACCGCCGCCGATCACAACAACCTTGTGGCCCACCTCGACCGTTTCGCCGGCATTCACCCGATGAAGAAAATCGGTGCCGGTAAAGACGTTGTCGGC
Encoded proteins:
- a CDS encoding NAD(P)-binding protein; its protein translation is MPKIVKKQKMGLRSLRSAGGGSAVETSPYRPRYTEKMPPCIDGCPNHNKIREMIMTISLAEKHEKPLDKALEEAFYIFMETSPFPSVCGRVCPHPCEGVCNRNSKDGPVGVNKLERYIGDYGLDNNLKPRKLTETMRAEKIAVVGSGPAGMSCAYHLARRGYPVTVFEAFPKSGGMLRYGIPDYRLPAAVLDAEMQRILDMGVELRLNTAVGKEITMDQIRGEYKATFVGIGAHTGLKLRIKGEEADNVFTGTDFLHRVNAGETVEVGHKVVVIGGGDTAIDAARVARRLGAEAILLYRRTRTEMPAIKEEIEGAEQEGVRIDLLAAPIEIYTQNGRAKGMKCQRMQLGEPDSSGRRRPVPIEGDTYDLEFTTLIAAISQEPDFKGLEHLIEGKDWIKVDDQYRTKDDAVYSGGDDINLGLVVDAIAHGRIAAMAIHEMITGEPVTRHDSEMAKITSDKMMLDWYEGAERVKATEMPVAERLNSLTAEITSTLSQEEAVRESRRCMSCGICFDCGNCWSYCQDNAVIKPLIKGEKYAFKLEFCNGCKKCAENCPCGYIEMYL
- a CDS encoding TusE/DsrC/DsvC family sulfur relay protein, with the translated sequence MPTFEHGTIKISVDEDGFMEDPTAWNEEVAKALATTEGVTDMTEDHWKLVNYLRDYYLKFGIAPMIRKLCKETGFPLKRVYELFPSGPAKGACKVAGLAKPTGCV